The nucleotide sequence CTTTGAATGGGGCGGAGATTGGGAGAACTTTAAGGATTATCCGCACCTGCAAATGGATTTCGGCTTAACAGTTCGCGAGCTGCAATGGGGGAAGAGGCCCAAGGATGAAACGTAGACTGAAACAATCCTCCTAGTTTTTGGTTTTTCATTAATGGGAAAACAGCTACAAGAAACCTTGAACAGAAGGAGGATTTTCTTGTTGTATAAGAACCGCAATCTTTGGTCTGGCTTTCTTTTCGGTCTTGGAATGCTTGCTTTTATCGATGAAACGGTATTCCACCAGCTTCTCCGGTGGCATCACTTTTACGACAAGTCGACCACTGAGGTAGGGCTTATCTCAGACGGTTTCTTTCATGCATTTAGTTGGTTTGCGACGATCGGTGGGCTGTTTATGCTGGCTGACCTGCGCCGGCGACATGCATTTTTGCAAAAAAAGTGGTGGGGCAGTGTATTGCTTGGCGGAGGTGTCTTCCAGCTCTATGATGGAACAGTTCAGCACAAGTTGATGCGCTTGCACCAGATTCGTTACGTAGAGAATGTCGTGATTTATGATTGGGTATGGAATGTAACCGCGGTCGTTATGATGGTTATCGGTATTATGCTTATCCGCCGTTCAGCCAAGCAAACGCAAGGTGCAGCGGCCTATGAGTGATCACTATATGAACAGCTTTCTTAGTGATGTATTCTTCTCTGCGCTATTCGTACTTGCGTTAGCTGCTTATGTAACTGCAGCAATCTTATCAAGCCGGAAGTACAAACAATGGCCGCGCGCCCGTTATGTTTACTTATTTTTCGGTGTGTTAAGTGCAGCAGTTGTGATGGTTGGGCCTTTAGCAAATCGTGCTCATGACGATTTTGTAGCTCATATGGTCGGACATCTGTTGCTTGGAATGCTTGCACCACTTCTAATAGCCCTCGCTGCGCCAATGAAGCTTATGCTTAGAACCCTTCCCGTGCATACAGCCAGGCGTTTCACACGTCTTCTCAAAAGCTGGCCCTTTCGGTTAGCAAGTGATCCAATTGGCGCCTCACTCTTGAATATTGGCGGACTGTGGCTCTTGTATACGACAGACTTATATATGATGATGCAGCAAAGCTTTATCGTTCATTTACTTGTCCATATTCATGTGTTCCTTGCAGGCTATTTATTTACGATTTCGATGATTTATATTGACCTGTCTCCACATCGAACGAGCTATATCTATCGTACGATTGTGTTTATTATCGCCTTAGCTGGACATGGAATCTTATCGAAATATATCTATGCTCATCCGCCGGCTGGTGTGCCTCGAGAGCAAGCAGAAATTGGCGGTAAGATTATGTACTATGGCGGAGATTTGATCGATATTGTGCTTATCTTTATTTTATGTCTTCATTGGTTCAGAGCTACCCGTCCGCAAACATCCACGAAAGTGCACCAATTTCAATAACGGTATAGTTAGGCGCCAACTAATTTTAAAAATACCTCAACTCAAGGAGGGGGTTAAGATGAACAGCATTCTTCGCTGGGTGTTTGCGATTTTTCTTGTTATGCTTGCAATTGCTATGCTCAACAAAGGAATTGACTTATGGGCGCTTGGCACTGATGTTGATGGCGATGGGATTGGGGTGCACTTTATGGGGTTGGAAATCAATGACACTGTCCCAGAGCACCTCATTCCGAAATATGCGACTGGTTTCTTTATAGCCAGCGCTGTTTCAGTAGTCGCGGCTTTTCTTGTTATAAAATTCTCGCGTAGTTGATTCTGTTTCTATGATTGTATCGAGCGCATTAAGAAATAAAAAAAGCTATGGAGGATCTCCATAGCTAAACGATAAACCTACTCACTTCATGATTCAAAGATTCAGCTGCTTTGGCTAAGTCGTTTGAGCTTGCGGCAATCTCTTCGATAATCGCAGATTGCTCTTCGGCGGATGCGGCCACTTCTTGAGACGAGGCAGCTGATTGTTCAATGATACCAGATGACTCTTGGACAGCTTCTAATACTTGGCTGCTGTTCGCTTTAATCTTGTCGAACACTGCTTTCATTTCAGTTGTGTGAGCTTGGGTCATATTTACTTTTTCAATAATGTCATTTAGAACCTTTCTCTTTCTTTCGATGATCTTGCTTTGATTTTCTACTGCTGATACTTTCTTATCCATTGCTTGGATCGTGAGGGTTGTTTCTTTTTGGATATCATTAATAAGCGTTGTGATTTGCTTGGCTGATTGTGATGATTCTTCAGCAAGCTTTCGAACTTCCTCTGCTACAACAGCAAATCCTTTCCCGTGTTCTCCAGCTCTTGCAGCCTCGATTGCCGCGTTTAAAGCAAGCAGGTTTGTTTGCTCGGCAATCGTTGAAATAACGGTAATAATACTGCTGATTTCAGTTGATTGCGAGCCTAATCGTTGAATGGATTGTTGCGCAACCTCGACCGTTCCTTCGACAATGGACAGCTGATTAATAAGGTCGTTCATTGCTGTTTTTCCTTCTTGTACAGCTTCTGTTGAGGCAGTCGATAATTCTAATGCACTAGTCATAGATTCATCTGCAATCGACACTTGAGTGTTTGTATCCTCGACTTTCTCTAATACGGTTCTCATATGCTCTGATTGTAATGTGGTCCCTGAAGCAATTTCACTAATGGTTAACGCAATTTGGTTTGCAGAAGTGCCTGTTTCCTCAGCGCTGGTAGATAACTCCTCAGAGGATGAAGCAACTTGTTCGGCTACCTGCTGGCTTTGTGAAATCATCGCTCGAAACGAGTCGGCCATCTTATTAAAGGCTTTTCCGATAATTAATAATTCATCCTTGGTTGTGACATTTGCTTGTACCGTTAAATCACCATCCGCAAGCTTCGATGATACCTCTTCTAAGTGAGAGACTGTTTGATTAACAGAGACATAGAATGCAATACATAAGTACAGCGTTATCGCAAATGTGAAGGCAATCATAAGAATCATCATCAGTTGTTCATTCTGTAAGTTATCAATACGCTGGGCTAATAATTGGTTCAGTAATTCAGTCTCTAAGTCAAATAACGCTAACGTATTGTTAATCGTATCAGTGGATAATTGATAGAAATCTTTTGAATGGATGCTGACTTCTTCAATCATTTCGGTTTGCAGGACATCTAGGAATGTTTGATTCGATTCATTTGCTTTTTCAAATACAGGCTTTAACTGGGGCTCTAAGCTTGGATTTGTTTTGATTAAGATTTGGTAGGAGCGGCGTACTTCTTTCAATGAGCTTTGAATATTACTTCTTAAGGAAATCAGCTGAGCTTGCTCGCCTGCAGTGGCAGAGCGTTTGGCCGCGATTCCTGTTCCGAGTCCTCGGGCTTGCCCGGCACTTTCAGTTAACATCGGTAACTTTGTTACAACTGAGTCCATGAGATAGTATGTATCAAGCTCTGGGTCGAGAGATAAGGCGGATTGGTCAGCTACGTAATGGATAAGGTCGATTGTATCAGAAGTGATTGCTGTGTGAAGCTCAAAGCTCTTGCTTGGCTGGAGATCAAATACGACGTTAGGGACTTCAAGCCACTTTTTCTTAAGCTCTGGCCATTTTGCCGTCGTATCGAGGGCAGTGCCCATTTCTTCATTTAATGTATCAATGATATTGATTTGCTCTTGAATCTGCTTTTGCTTGTCTAGCATTTGCGGCTTGAACGATTGGTCGCCAGATAAATAACCTTGTGACATCCCCGCGGTGCTGCTGCACGTATTGAAGAAATACCTTTGCTTCACGGTTGTATTCCGCACCGACTTGTTCTTTCTTTGCAAACTGAATATCATGATTGGTTTGAGAGATGAGCATAAACAACATAAATGCAATCGGAATTAACATGAAGAAACCGATAAGTAAAAACTTTCCTGAATACTTAAGCTTTTCAATTAACCGAATCCCTGGTGCTAAAATCACTTTCATATAAGATCCCCCTTTATTACCACACAGTGATAGTGTTTTCTTTGGTTCTATTTTGCTATTATAAAGTAATTTTAGCATAAAGTGTTACGATTAACCTAATACTTACTGCTTATTTTAATGAGATCTCTAAATAAAGGAGCACGTTTCATTTGAAGCGTGCTTTTTTGCATGCAAATCCATCCAATACGAAGTAGCGAGGATATTATTGTGAGTGATTGGAAAACAATATTAAATAAGGGAAAAATAAATCGGTTCGGAGTCGGTCAGGATGAAAATCTCTGAGAAGTTTATATTTAATAAGAGTAAGGATGATAAAAAGCAAGTAGACGTAGAAAATCTCGGTCAGTTTACGCGTGATTTTGACGAGACATTACAGGTGATCGAAGAAATCTATACTGATTGTATGGATTTTGTTGTGCATGAGTTTTATATTGCTGATGCCAGAGCTGTGCTTGTTTACTTCGATAATATGATTGATAAAAGGGAAATTGACGAGAACATTTTAAGCCCTCTATTAAAGGAAAAGAAGCGGGAGAACCTTCGGTGTGAAACGATTATAAAACGGGTTACCTCTACGACGAAAGGAAAGAGTATAAGCACCTTTGCGGAGGCGGTACAGTCAATTTCGCTTGGAAGTGTTGTGTTATTAATAGAAGGAAATGAGGCTGGAATTGTATTCGGTGTTCCGCATTCCCAGCAGCGGTCAATTGAATCCCCGGAAGCAGAGAATGTGTTGCGGGGGCCGCGGGAAGGCTTCGTTGAAAATATTCATACAAATATTACGCTTATTCGCAAACGTCTGCGGAGCCCGCGTTTAAAGTTTAAGAAGCTTCAGCTGGGGGTGTATACCGAGACGACGGTTGCGATTTCTTATATTGAGGGGATTGCGGAGAAGTCATTAGTTGAAGAAGTTGAGAGTCGTCTCAACAGGATTGACGTTGATGGCGTACTAAATAGCGGGTATGTAGAGGAATTTATTGAAGACTCCCCGTTCTCGCCGTTTCCTCAGCTCATTAGTACGGAAAGACCAGATGTTGTAACAGCTGATCTGCTTGAAGGGAGAGTGGTTATTTTAATTGATGGAACCCCTTTTTGTTTAGTTGCGCCTGTTACGATCTTTTCGTTATTGCAGTCAATGGATGATTATACAAATCGGTTTATTCTTGGGACATTGATTCGTTGGCTTCGCTATGGATTGTTTGTTATCTCCTTAACATTGCCGTCAATTTATGTGGCGATCTTGACATTTCATCAAGAAATGGTGCCGACCACGTTATTAATTAGTGTCGCTGCGACCCGAGAACAAATTCCATTTCCAGCGCTAGTTGAAGCACTTATTATGGAGGTTGTCTTTGAAGCATTGCGAGAAGCAGGGTTGAGGCTTCCGAAACAAATTGGTGCAGCCGTTAGCATTGTCGGGGCTTTAGTTATCGGGGAAGCGGCTGTTTCGGCTGGGCTCGTGTCTCCACCGATGGTGATTGTCGTAGCCTTAACAGGGATTGCTTCTTTCTCGATTCCAAGATATGCATTAGGAGTGTCAATGCGCTTTCTGCGTTTTCCATTGATTATTCTTGCCGGAACGTTAGGGCTGTTAGGCGTTATGCTTGGTGTTATTTCATTGATTATTCATTTGGCGTCATTGCGTTCTTTCGGTGTACCTTATCTATCACCTCTAGGCCCTCTTCAACTGCAAGAATTGAAAGATACTCTTCTTCGTGCACCGATTTGGAGTCTTGACAAACGGCCTCACCTGACAGGGGGAACGAATGAGCGTAGACAGTCCCCAGGGCAGAAGCCAGGTCTTCGGAATAAGAGAGATTAAGTCGAACAGGAGAGAAAGCGATGCTTGAAAAAGGGAAAATTTCCGCAGTG is from Bacillus tianshenii and encodes:
- a CDS encoding spore germination protein — its product is MKISEKFIFNKSKDDKKQVDVENLGQFTRDFDETLQVIEEIYTDCMDFVVHEFYIADARAVLVYFDNMIDKREIDENILSPLLKEKKRENLRCETIIKRVTSTTKGKSISTFAEAVQSISLGSVVLLIEGNEAGIVFGVPHSQQRSIESPEAENVLRGPREGFVENIHTNITLIRKRLRSPRLKFKKLQLGVYTETTVAISYIEGIAEKSLVEEVESRLNRIDVDGVLNSGYVEEFIEDSPFSPFPQLISTERPDVVTADLLEGRVVILIDGTPFCLVAPVTIFSLLQSMDDYTNRFILGTLIRWLRYGLFVISLTLPSIYVAILTFHQEMVPTTLLISVAATREQIPFPALVEALIMEVVFEALREAGLRLPKQIGAAVSIVGALVIGEAAVSAGLVSPPMVIVVALTGIASFSIPRYALGVSMRFLRFPLIILAGTLGLLGVMLGVISLIIHLASLRSFGVPYLSPLGPLQLQELKDTLLRAPIWSLDKRPHLTGGTNERRQSPGQKPGLRNKRD
- a CDS encoding methyl-accepting chemotaxis protein, which produces MSQGYLSGDQSFKPQMLDKQKQIQEQINIIDTLNEEMGTALDTTAKWPELKKKWLEVPNVVFDLQPSKSFELHTAITSDTIDLIHYVADQSALSLDPELDTYYLMDSVVTKLPMLTESAGQARGLGTGIAAKRSATAGEQAQLISLRSNIQSSLKEVRRSYQILIKTNPSLEPQLKPVFEKANESNQTFLDVLQTEMIEEVSIHSKDFYQLSTDTINNTLALFDLETELLNQLLAQRIDNLQNEQLMMILMIAFTFAITLYLCIAFYVSVNQTVSHLEEVSSKLADGDLTVQANVTTKDELLIIGKAFNKMADSFRAMISQSQQVAEQVASSSEELSTSAEETGTSANQIALTISEIASGTTLQSEHMRTVLEKVEDTNTQVSIADESMTSALELSTASTEAVQEGKTAMNDLINQLSIVEGTVEVAQQSIQRLGSQSTEISSIITVISTIAEQTNLLALNAAIEAARAGEHGKGFAVVAEEVRKLAEESSQSAKQITTLINDIQKETTLTIQAMDKKVSAVENQSKIIERKRKVLNDIIEKVNMTQAHTTEMKAVFDKIKANSSQVLEAVQESSGIIEQSAASSQEVAASAEEQSAIIEEIAASSNDLAKAAESLNHEVSRFIV
- a CDS encoding DUF2243 domain-containing protein, whose amino-acid sequence is MGKQLQETLNRRRIFLLYKNRNLWSGFLFGLGMLAFIDETVFHQLLRWHHFYDKSTTEVGLISDGFFHAFSWFATIGGLFMLADLRRRHAFLQKKWWGSVLLGGGVFQLYDGTVQHKLMRLHQIRYVENVVIYDWVWNVTAVVMMVIGIMLIRRSAKQTQGAAAYE
- a CDS encoding cytochrome c oxidase assembly protein translates to MSDHYMNSFLSDVFFSALFVLALAAYVTAAILSSRKYKQWPRARYVYLFFGVLSAAVVMVGPLANRAHDDFVAHMVGHLLLGMLAPLLIALAAPMKLMLRTLPVHTARRFTRLLKSWPFRLASDPIGASLLNIGGLWLLYTTDLYMMMQQSFIVHLLVHIHVFLAGYLFTISMIYIDLSPHRTSYIYRTIVFIIALAGHGILSKYIYAHPPAGVPREQAEIGGKIMYYGGDLIDIVLIFILCLHWFRATRPQTSTKVHQFQ